From a single Candidatus Delongbacteria bacterium genomic region:
- a CDS encoding choice-of-anchor J domain-containing protein, with the protein MIQSSRLRSLLFLLVLAGLALAGGLVHKGRVFLVDANFTQGFEEDGWQVGWTMVDGEGSGSSWSRLSASEYYSPFAGNWSLGCRYNADGSANDDWLITPPLRADSARTTFTLHYRSQDVNHQEHIQILSLETDQVQDLGSLGSSELESLFQVELENARVPSSWQTWTMEVPADTTRLWYVAVRCLSADRFVLLVDGYTGLNTVATGNYFVESRFRPHTLGAIPVDTFQLAPLRIWNLASTESLWVVPGFHDSPWGAHIDAPFYIDNLVRDTLLILPEASLDLQTGIQGTWEVDDGGQISTLRFSGSRADTLLISWTTSEAGPWTQDTIAMACTIWDPDSLELYAWSETFSTSTLDSLPGWGGNQPTQSPGWQIGEFVSSLNFTVPWRESTGSFVYINSDAQGLWRSDGTTPAIQNDTLWTPWIQLPAATQALTLSFELFYDDRAGSSLQLLGRDSVAGWQLLDEPEASGTIWSLNALGLNAWLESDSLQLAFVYQGSWSYGVALDNLALQAGDEGLPVSPPPAPRPPAESASVQVSPNPFNPITRMHYQAPEAGVLHWQVYNLRGQRVFDSGPQRVWRGENLFTIDLGPAAAGIYLLRIEGSGPGGAWPGLTRKITLLK; encoded by the coding sequence ACTGCTGTTTCTGTTGGTCCTGGCAGGCCTGGCTCTTGCCGGCGGGCTGGTTCACAAGGGGCGAGTCTTCCTTGTGGACGCCAACTTCACCCAGGGATTCGAAGAGGACGGCTGGCAGGTAGGCTGGACCATGGTCGACGGCGAGGGTTCCGGCAGCAGCTGGAGTCGCCTGTCCGCCAGCGAGTACTACTCCCCCTTTGCGGGCAACTGGTCACTGGGCTGCCGCTACAACGCCGATGGCAGCGCCAACGACGATTGGCTGATCACGCCTCCGCTGCGTGCCGACAGTGCCCGCACCACGTTCACCCTGCATTACCGCAGCCAGGATGTGAATCACCAGGAGCACATCCAGATTCTCAGTCTGGAAACCGATCAGGTCCAGGATCTGGGCAGTCTGGGCAGCAGCGAGCTGGAGTCGCTGTTCCAGGTGGAGCTGGAGAATGCGCGGGTTCCAAGCTCCTGGCAGACCTGGACCATGGAGGTCCCCGCCGACACCACCCGGCTCTGGTACGTGGCCGTGCGCTGCCTCTCCGCGGATCGCTTCGTGCTGCTCGTGGACGGCTATACCGGACTGAACACGGTGGCCACGGGCAATTACTTCGTCGAATCGCGCTTTCGCCCGCACACTCTGGGGGCAATTCCCGTGGACACCTTCCAGCTTGCTCCGCTGCGCATCTGGAATCTGGCCAGCACCGAGAGCCTCTGGGTGGTGCCCGGTTTCCATGACTCGCCCTGGGGGGCCCACATCGATGCGCCGTTCTACATTGACAATCTGGTGCGTGACACGCTGCTGATTCTGCCCGAGGCCTCGCTGGATCTGCAGACGGGCATCCAGGGAACCTGGGAAGTGGACGATGGTGGCCAGATCAGTACACTGCGCTTCAGCGGCAGTCGTGCCGACACCCTGCTCATCTCCTGGACCACATCGGAGGCTGGCCCCTGGACCCAGGACACGATCGCGATGGCATGCACGATCTGGGATCCCGACAGCCTGGAGCTGTACGCCTGGTCCGAGACGTTCAGTACCAGCACACTGGATTCCTTGCCGGGATGGGGGGGCAACCAGCCGACGCAGAGCCCGGGTTGGCAGATCGGCGAGTTCGTCAGTTCACTGAACTTCACCGTGCCCTGGCGCGAGTCCACAGGGTCCTTCGTCTACATCAACAGCGATGCCCAGGGGCTGTGGCGTTCCGACGGTACGACACCCGCGATCCAGAACGACACTCTCTGGACGCCCTGGATTCAGCTGCCCGCCGCAACTCAGGCACTGACTCTCAGTTTCGAGCTGTTTTACGATGACCGGGCCGGGTCCAGCCTGCAACTGCTGGGTCGCGACTCGGTCGCCGGCTGGCAGCTGCTGGATGAGCCCGAGGCCAGCGGGACGATCTGGAGCCTGAACGCCCTGGGACTGAATGCCTGGCTGGAATCGGATTCCCTGCAGCTGGCCTTCGTTTACCAGGGGAGCTGGTCCTACGGCGTGGCGCTGGACAACCTTGCGCTCCAGGCCGGGGATGAAGGCCTGCCCGTGTCACCTCCGCCAGCACCAAGACCACCGGCCGAATCGGCCAGTGTGCAGGTCAGTCCCAATCCATTCAACCCGATCACCCGCATGCACTATCAGGCTCCGGAAGCGGGCGTGCTGCATTGGCAAGTCTACAATCTGCGCGGCCAGCGGGTTTTCGACTCGGGCCCCCAGCGGGTCTGGCGAGGCGAGAAC